The proteins below come from a single Zhouia spongiae genomic window:
- a CDS encoding DinB family protein → MEWTFDITTKNRAIFKNLLESTSLEDLNKIPEGFNNNIFWNIAHVVVTQQLLAYKLSGLEMNVSDEMIEAYRKGTKPVRDVTREEVDQLIELLFSTLDQLQQDYNENKFQQYQQYTVQTNGSTLSNIEEALEFNNFHEGIHMGYVLAQKRALSSV, encoded by the coding sequence ATGGAATGGACTTTTGATATTACAACAAAAAACAGAGCGATTTTTAAAAATTTACTGGAAAGTACTTCCTTAGAAGACCTGAATAAAATTCCTGAGGGATTCAATAATAATATATTCTGGAATATAGCTCATGTGGTGGTTACACAACAATTGCTTGCCTATAAATTATCAGGGCTGGAAATGAACGTTTCTGATGAAATGATAGAGGCATATCGAAAAGGAACGAAACCTGTTCGTGATGTAACACGGGAAGAGGTGGATCAGCTTATAGAGCTTTTGTTTTCCACACTTGATCAGCTTCAACAGGATTATAATGAAAACAAGTTTCAGCAATATCAGCAATATACGGTGCAGACCAATGGGAGTACGTTAAGCAATATTGAAGAAGCTCTGGAATTTAATAATTTTCATGAAGGCATTCACATGGGTTATGTGCTCGCTCAGAAGAGAGCATTGTCTTCAGTATAA
- a CDS encoding arsenate reductase family protein, with the protein MKKIYHLSTCDACKRIIKELNLPGDVVMQDIKTTPVTSDQLEAMKKLSGTYESLFSKRARLYKEKGLKEKDLGENDFRSFILEHYTFLKRPVIIIDDQIFIGNSKKVTQAVFNVLHP; encoded by the coding sequence ATGAAAAAAATATACCACCTCAGCACTTGCGACGCCTGTAAACGCATTATTAAGGAACTCAACCTGCCCGGCGATGTTGTAATGCAAGACATTAAAACAACACCTGTAACCAGTGATCAATTGGAAGCAATGAAAAAATTATCAGGCACCTATGAGTCACTATTCAGTAAAAGAGCCAGGCTATACAAGGAAAAAGGTCTTAAAGAAAAAGATCTCGGCGAAAACGACTTTAGATCATTCATCCTGGAACATTATACATTTTTGAAAAGACCGGTAATCATTATAGACGATCAGATTTTTATCGGAAACAGCAAAAAAGTAACCCAAGCGGTCTTTAACGTTTTACACCCGTAA